A single Drechmeria coniospora strain ARSEF 6962 chromosome 03, whole genome shotgun sequence DNA region contains:
- a CDS encoding major facilitator superfamily transporter produces the protein MSEAAPTSVATPREKQNNTAVADADVGAAVAADSASDKSQDGAVQLSKEIDNMSMARVTVIWLSVVCGVMCTFLDEGIIATAIPQITDEFRSLGDVGWYGSAYLLTLCAFQLVYGRLYSQFPIKVIYLASLAVFETGSLICAVSKSSTAFIVGRSISGLGGSGLMSGTIALFASALPSSRLPLYLGSVGVVYGLASVLGPVVGGLITNSHLTWRWCFYINLPLSVPPAICTAFFVKVRPSETVDARSWMRKALALDYLGMLLLVPSITCLILALQLGGTQYGWADGKTIGCFVVFAVLLVAFVTEQWWMDEKALVPPRVFRMRVVFSAAMFGFCLESAFLVLVYYIPLWFQAIQGVTAEQSGIRYLPLCLAFILAIFSSGWLVTKLGYFQPFMLAGTVLVSLGSGLLSTLRVSSGSNLWIPFQIIAGLGIGASTEQPSVATQSLLAEADAPIGVAVVLFCQNLGPATFISVANTIFARTLSTEIERRLPGLDPAIIRDSGATALHSKVAPDEVGVLLELYNEALTRTFLVAAVLAAASIVGLVGIGMQRIPTSKDDGPGDEEPATAEPSSTGPAEKCGQSDGEGAKH, from the exons ATGAGCGAAGCCGCACCGACTTCCGTGGCGACTCCTCGCGAAAAGCAGAACAATACGGCCGTTGCTGATGCCGACGttggtgccgccgtcgcggccgatTCGGCCTCGGACAAGTCGCAAGATGGCGCCGTCCAGCTCTCCAAGGAGATTGACAACATGTCCATGGCCCGGGTCACCGTCATCTGGCTGTCCGTCGTCTGCGGCGTCATGTGCACCTTCCTGGACGAGGGAATCATCGCGACGGCCATTCCGCAAATCACAGACGAGTTTCGCTCCctgggcgacgtcggc TGGTACGGCTCGGCCTACCTCCTGACCCTCTGCGCCTTCCAGCTCGTCTACGGccggctgtacagccagtTTCCCATCAAGGTCATTTACCTCGCCTCGCTGGCCGTCTTCGAGACGGGGTCCTTGATATGCGCCGTCAGCaaatcgtcgacggccttcaTCGTCGGACGATCCAtctccggcctcggcggctcGGGACTCATGAGCGGCACCATTGCCCTCTTCGCGAGCGCCCTTCCCTCGAGCCGGTTGCCGCTCTacctcggctccgtcggcgtcgtgtaTGGTCTAGCTTCGGTGCTGGGACCGGTGGTAGGAGGTTTGATTACGAACAGCCACCTGACGTGGAGATG GTGCTTCTACATCAACCTGCCGCTCTCCGTGCCGCCGGCCATCTGCACCGCCTTCTTCGTCAAAGTCCGACCGTCGGAAACGGTGGATGCACGCTCGTGGATGCGCAAGGCGCTGGCGCTGGACTATCTCGGCATGCTCCTGCTCGTGCCCAGCATCACCTGCCTGATACTGGCGCTGCAGCTCGGCGGTACCCAGTACGGCTGGGCCGACGGAAAAACGATCGgctgcttcgtcgtctttgccgtcctgctcgtcgccttcgtcaCCGAGCAGTGGTGGATGGACGAGAAGGCGCTGGTGCCGCCTCGCGTCTTTCGGATGcgcgtcgtcttctccgccgccatGTTTGGTTTCTGCCTCGAGAGCGCCTTTCTCGTGCTTGTGTACTAC ATTCCCCTGTGGTTTCAGGCCATACAAGGCGTCACGGCGGAGCAGTCCGGCATCCGCTACCTGCCCCTGTGCCTCGCCTTCATCCTCGCCATCTTCAGCAGCGGGTGGCTCGTGACCAAGCTCGGCTACTTCCAGCCCTTCATgctcgccggcaccgtcctcGTGTCCCTCGGATCCGGACTGCTGTCGACGCTCAGAGTCTCGTCGGGATCGAACTTGTGGATCCCCTTTCAGatcatcgccggcctcggcatcggcgcgtCGACCGAGCAGCCCAGCGTCGCCACCCAGAGCctgctggccgaggcggacgcgcccatcggcgtcgccgtcgtcctcttctgCCAAAACCTGGGCCCGGCCACCTTCATCAGCGTGGCCAACACCATCTTTGCGCGAACGCTGTCGACCGAGATCGAACGCCGTCTCCCGGGGCTCGACCCTGCCATCATCCGAGACTCGGGCGCCACCGCGCTGCACAGCAAGGTCGCTCCGGACGAGGTTGGCGTGCTGCTGGAGCTGTACAACGAAGCACTGACGCGGACctttctcgtcgccgccgtcttggcTGCCGCCAGCATCgtgggcctcgtcggcatcgggaTGCAGAGGATACCGACGAGCAAGGACGACGGtcccggcgacgaggagccggcgacggcagagCCCAGCAGCACGGGTCCAGCGGAAAAATGCGGGCAGTCGGATGGCGAAGGCGCCAAGCATTGA